taatcatttggtaattttttatattcgattatattttaagaGATTTGACAGTATGAATCACCAAAATGCTacctaagtattttatataagaatcaACTTACTGGCATCATTATTTAAAAGGCACAAAATTATTTGCACTAAATGTTGCATGTTACTTTTTACAGTGGAGATCATCGGAGCAACCTCACTTGGTAACTCAAAGATTATCTAACAGTTCTATTTTTTACACTTTAGTCTAGTAATCTATGACTATACAAGCATAGGCCCTAAGTATGGTGCTTGATcacaataaaaacattctgGCACATTAGTTTCTTGTAATTCTACAACATTGGTGCTAATTTCATTAGCTACATAATAATATCTACACCTTCTCGGACCTACTTCCTCTATTAACGTGTCATAAGGCGGTGAAAGAATATCAAAAAATGCAGCGGGCATATTTAAAGCCTCAATTTCATGATAATTAGATGTGGTGGGAGTAAGAATGCAAGTCTCAGAGTTAGCCTGGCATATACTGTCCTGCGATACCTGTGCGAATAATCTTCTCCGTTTGTGAATACCCTGAGCGATTCGCGCCGCTTCGTATTTCGCACGAGACGCGAAGTCCATAGTACTCACTATTTCTTTTAGGGGATATTCAGTAAAACTTCTTATTCTTACAGCACCAGAAATTACTTTTAAGAGTCCGTGCATGTGCGGATGATCGTGTAAAGGCATTTTAAAACCGGGTTTCAACACAAATATACTCATATTCACTAAACTGTTTTGAAACACTTCAATGTACGTACAAGGCGCTTTCTTCGCTTTACTCCAGGTTTTAGGATCATTCAGGGTATGATCGAAACCTAGATCATCGGCTTTCAATTTATCCATCATTAGTTTTAACTTATTCAAGTTGGTCGAAATATCGCGTTTAAATTTCTCATCGAAAGTACGCAGGGCTTGCCGGTAGGTTGCAATAATAGGCGGGATGTTAACGATTTCCATAGTTGACTTTGCTTCATCTTTATTATCCATATGAATATTACGAGCACTAAcacacaataatttttttctcgtTAGGTATGAAGAAATTATTCTGGAGGACAACAAAGTAAAACTGTCGATAAACGTCATTTTCTCGACCATTATTTCTTATCTTTCATTTCGTTTTATCGTATGATCGGATACTTTTACTAAAATCAAATGTCTTTAGTTGTAAATAAGTAGTCCAAAATacttcaagtatttttttaaattaaatgaatatcaTTACAGTaattcattgaaatatttaaattatataaaatgtcaaCACATAttctgaatatattattatttagtttaaaaaaaaattacaatgaacGGTGGCGCTAGAAAATAATTTCTGTTTCTGTATACATTTTTCATTCGCCAATAGATGTCACTTCTATCAATACTTTAGTAGTTTCACTCTTTCCTCGTCTGCTTTCAATAACACTATCAAAACACTATTTCCATCCAACGTAACAATCATCTGTGCTTTATTGGCACAACTGTGACtcgtaaaaacaataaatagatTAATTTCACAACTAATTATAATCCGGTacgttatttgtaaaataactacACCtatgaagtataaaaaaaaatacagtcgaattgagaacctcctcctttttggaagtcggttaaaaagagtataataaaCACTAACTTAGAAATGATTTTAGGGAACTAGGATAACTTAAACTTCGTAGTACTTTGTTATTTCTACTTAAACGTGTAGAATGCTAGATTTAGacttttgatgaaaattaataattctatgATGACagttgtttgtatgtatatagttactttttttatacaattaggtcggcaaacaaacgtacggctcacctgatggtaagcaattcccgtagtttatagacgcccgcaacaccagatgcatcacaatcgtgttgccgaccctaaccccaATCTGCCCCAGgagtctggtcaccttactcaccaaaggaacacatcagtgcttgagagcagtattatgtagctgtgattttctttaaggtcgagacacttccccagtcgagctgctccaaattttgagcaggatatatcctgctatgctctacctcagttaactttTTCGACGACGCGGTAGCActgcggtcacagtactggctgttgcgctggcggtcgcgggttcggtCTCCGCtgacgacagatatttgtataagccatgtagatgtttgtcgtggtctgggcgttatgcttgtgtaatgtgtgtgtttccgaacccccgacacaggaaaaaatcctactgggggccgttgagtgtgaagcgtttatttattttaattattttaaagtaaattttttggGACTACGATTTTGATTGAATCTTTTAGGCAAATTAAAGTTAAGTTAAACAAGCTACTCGCCCCGGGTCTTCGCGGGTAGTATTAGATAAATAGAGTGTTatcataattacataaataatgtcAAGCCACCGCGAAAGAAACTACGGGTCATagcaatacatataaatttatttatgtaatctaatattaatattcagCTTTGTGTGTTTAATCTGTGGAACTATTAAACTGATTTTAAGAATTATATCATCAGTAAAAaagctacattatttttttgtatagcgTGGCTTGCCTTTGGCTAGTTAgacaatttgtttttgtaagtCAAAGATGCAATACCTAAATCCATGCAATTACTTTACCGTTTTACCCgttaatacattataatacaaaaagttAGTCTTTAGTAGATCTGCAAAAAAGTCCGTGACACCATAATTATAGGTATTtctcttacgccgagttgcacgaaaagaaattaaaatttaagtagtgattaaactaatttaatcgcaagaattgtatgaaatttttgtgattaaattagtttaatcgctacttaaattttaattttgtttcgtgcaactcggc
The Melitaea cinxia chromosome 23, ilMelCinx1.1, whole genome shotgun sequence DNA segment above includes these coding regions:
- the LOC123665073 gene encoding 2-aminoethanethiol dioxygenase; translation: MTFIDSFTLLSSRIISSYLTRKKLLCVSARNIHMDNKDEAKSTMEIVNIPPIIATYRQALRTFDEKFKRDISTNLNKLKLMMDKLKADDLGFDHTLNDPKTWSKAKKAPCTYIEVFQNSLVNMSIFVLKPGFKMPLHDHPHMHGLLKVISGAVRIRSFTEYPLKEIVSTMDFASRAKYEAARIAQGIHKRRRLFAQVSQDSICQANSETCILTPTTSNYHEIEALNMPAAFFDILSPPYDTLIEEVGPRRCRYYYVANEISTNVVELQETNVPECFYCDQAPYLGPMLV